One stretch of Epinephelus lanceolatus isolate andai-2023 chromosome 15, ASM4190304v1, whole genome shotgun sequence DNA includes these proteins:
- the colec11 gene encoding collectin-11 isoform X2, producing MIGDKLLLPIVLVSVLSLLTLQTSYGQHLTEESCTVQILVPGLKGEPGEKGLKGAPGRPGRVGPPGEMGQTGLKGQKGIMGRYGKVGQSGMKGVKGDMGDPGPRGPNGDPGVSCECTPMRKMIGEMDILVAQLSSELKFIKNAVAGIKETDSKVYLLVKEEKRYSDAEAYCQTRGGHLAMPKDEGANAAIAGYITEAGLNRVYIGINDLQHEGVFTYVDLSPMTTFSKWRKGEPNNAYDDEDCAEMVASGEWTDVACHPTMYFVCEFDKDSV from the exons atgataggagacaagCTGTTATTGCCCATAGTGCTGGTGTCTGTGCTGAGTTTACTGACACTACAGACATCGTATGGACAGCATCTGACAGAGGAGTCCTGCACTGTTCAGATCCTTGTCCCTGGACTCAAAG GAGAACCAGGGGAGAAAGGACTAAAAGGAGCACCGGGGCGCCCGGGAAGAGTCGGTCCTCCTGGAGAGATGG GTCAAACTGGGCTTAAAGGTCAGAAAGGCATAATGGGACGTTATGGAAAAGTGGGTCAGAGTGGAATGAAAG GGGTAAAGGGAGACATGGGGGATCCAGGTCCAAGGGGCCCTAATGGAGACCCAG GTGTTTCCTGTGAGTGCACACCCATGAGGAAGATGATCGGAGAGATGGACATTCTCGTGGCGCAGCTTTCGTCTGAACTGAAATTCATTAAGAATG CTGTTGCTGGCATaaaagagacagacagtaaGGTCTATCTGTTGGTGAAGGAGGAGAAGCGCTACTCGGATGCTGAGGCCTACTGTCAGACGAGGGGAGGGCACCTGGCCATGCCCAAGGATGAGGGAGCCAACGCAGCCATCGCAGGGTACATAACGGAAGCGGGCCTGAACAGAGTCTACATTGGGATTAACGACCTGCAACATGAGGGTGTTTTCACCTACGTGGATCTCTCGCCCATGACCACTTTCAGCAAATGGAGGAAGGGGGAGCCCAACAACGCCTATGATGATGAGGACTGTGCTGAGATGGTGGCCTCTGGGGAATGGACTGATGTGGCCTGCCACCCCACcatgtattttgtttgtgaatttgacaAGGACAGTGTCTGA
- the colec11 gene encoding collectin-11 isoform X1 — MIGDKLLLPIVLVSVLSLLTLQTSYGQHLTEESCTVQILVPGLKGEPGEKGLKGAPGRPGRVGPPGEMGQTGLKGQKGIMGRYGKVGQSGMKGVKGDMGDPGPRGPNGDPGVSCECTPMRKMIGEMDILVAQLSSELKFIKNALPSPAAVAGIKETDSKVYLLVKEEKRYSDAEAYCQTRGGHLAMPKDEGANAAIAGYITEAGLNRVYIGINDLQHEGVFTYVDLSPMTTFSKWRKGEPNNAYDDEDCAEMVASGEWTDVACHPTMYFVCEFDKDSV, encoded by the exons atgataggagacaagCTGTTATTGCCCATAGTGCTGGTGTCTGTGCTGAGTTTACTGACACTACAGACATCGTATGGACAGCATCTGACAGAGGAGTCCTGCACTGTTCAGATCCTTGTCCCTGGACTCAAAG GAGAACCAGGGGAGAAAGGACTAAAAGGAGCACCGGGGCGCCCGGGAAGAGTCGGTCCTCCTGGAGAGATGG GTCAAACTGGGCTTAAAGGTCAGAAAGGCATAATGGGACGTTATGGAAAAGTGGGTCAGAGTGGAATGAAAG GGGTAAAGGGAGACATGGGGGATCCAGGTCCAAGGGGCCCTAATGGAGACCCAG GTGTTTCCTGTGAGTGCACACCCATGAGGAAGATGATCGGAGAGATGGACATTCTCGTGGCGCAGCTTTCGTCTGAACTGAAATTCATTAAGAATG CACTGCCCTCCCCCGCAGCTGTTGCTGGCATaaaagagacagacagtaaGGTCTATCTGTTGGTGAAGGAGGAGAAGCGCTACTCGGATGCTGAGGCCTACTGTCAGACGAGGGGAGGGCACCTGGCCATGCCCAAGGATGAGGGAGCCAACGCAGCCATCGCAGGGTACATAACGGAAGCGGGCCTGAACAGAGTCTACATTGGGATTAACGACCTGCAACATGAGGGTGTTTTCACCTACGTGGATCTCTCGCCCATGACCACTTTCAGCAAATGGAGGAAGGGGGAGCCCAACAACGCCTATGATGATGAGGACTGTGCTGAGATGGTGGCCTCTGGGGAATGGACTGATGTGGCCTGCCACCCCACcatgtattttgtttgtgaatttgacaAGGACAGTGTCTGA